One Edaphobacter flagellatus genomic region harbors:
- a CDS encoding NAD(P)-dependent oxidoreductase, whose translation MANLGFLGLGIMGGPMAKHLIDAGHTVALWSHNPSKAQQLAAQGGTAYATPANVAEVSDCIFLCVGDTAMVREVILGKDGLIEKAKPGTIIVDCSTVSPSESRRIGEELAIKNIEFLDAPCTGSKAGAENGQLTFMVGGKKEIFEKITPYFQAMGKLLYYCGGPGMGLHAKLSQNMILGNLLQAFNESMVLATKAGVDPEIMLDILNNSAAKSTFISVKAPMVFKRDFTTNFSVKWLEKDMQLMLDSAAELNIPAPVTSLSRQMLRAAIAKGYGEDDICGSIRLLEDLTGTEVKASGTPSN comes from the coding sequence ATGGCAAATTTAGGATTTCTTGGCCTCGGCATCATGGGTGGTCCGATGGCCAAACACCTCATCGACGCAGGACACACCGTAGCACTCTGGTCGCACAATCCCTCCAAAGCGCAGCAACTGGCCGCACAAGGCGGCACTGCGTATGCAACACCGGCCAATGTCGCCGAAGTAAGTGATTGCATCTTCCTCTGTGTCGGAGACACCGCCATGGTGCGTGAAGTCATCCTCGGCAAAGATGGCCTCATCGAAAAGGCCAAACCTGGCACAATCATCGTCGATTGCAGTACCGTCTCTCCTTCCGAAAGTCGTCGAATCGGCGAAGAGCTTGCCATAAAAAACATCGAATTCCTCGATGCCCCTTGCACGGGCTCCAAAGCCGGAGCGGAAAACGGGCAACTCACTTTTATGGTTGGCGGCAAGAAGGAGATCTTTGAGAAGATCACCCCTTACTTTCAAGCCATGGGCAAGCTGCTCTACTACTGCGGCGGCCCTGGCATGGGACTTCATGCCAAACTGTCCCAAAACATGATCCTCGGCAATCTGCTGCAAGCGTTCAACGAAAGCATGGTTCTCGCAACCAAAGCTGGAGTTGATCCAGAGATCATGCTCGATATCCTCAACAACAGCGCGGCTAAATCGACGTTTATCTCCGTCAAAGCCCCTATGGTCTTCAAACGCGACTTCACAACTAACTTCTCCGTCAAGTGGCTGGAAAAAGATATGCAGCTCATGCTGGATTCCGCCGCTGAGCTCAACATCCCCGCTCCCGTAACGTCGCTGTCCCGGCAAATGCTTCGCGCTGCCATCGCAAAAGGTTACGGCGAAGACGACATTTGCGGCTCCATCCGCCTTCTCGAAGACCTCACCGGAACGGAAGTGAAAGCATCCGGAACTCCTTCTAACTAA
- a CDS encoding L-lactate permease → MTWQQSYFLFHFGLATSFLLAALPIIAMLLLLGVFRRPAWIAGIIGLIITFLLATAGYHMPIRAACSAILYGAAFGLFPICWIIFWALILFRITVETGRFEIIKNSIGRLTPDPRLQAILIAFAFGGFLEGASGFGTPVAIASTMLIGLGFSPFSASAICLLTNTAPVAFGSIGIPIYTLAGTTGLPLNKLSAAVGALCSPIAVIIPLHLMMAIGGKRALQGIVFPCMLAGVVFGGGQYLVSTHFGPALTDILASVATIAVLIIYLKNTAPADPSSPHLVHSSAFWRLSRTENETESANISRQGSTPADYSFTQVLGAWMPYGLVVCCVLLWGIQPMQHLLGSVTIVIKWPYLHDIVHRMPPIVANESPYHALFTLNWLAAPGTACMVAALLSAVLLRVRPARFGNILLFVIRQLRFPVATITLVLGIAFLMNYCGATATLGLAFAATGPFFPFFSVLLGWVGVFLTGSDTSSNALFGNLQVVTANKLGFSPVLMAAANSSGGVMGKMISLQTIAVAAASTGLTAQQQVRLFRFTFRHSLLLIIMTGGIAMLYAYFTHL, encoded by the coding sequence TTGACCTGGCAGCAATCGTATTTCCTCTTCCATTTTGGCCTTGCCACTTCTTTTCTTCTGGCTGCGTTGCCCATTATTGCGATGCTCCTGCTGCTTGGCGTCTTCCGCAGGCCGGCATGGATAGCCGGCATCATAGGTCTAATCATCACATTTCTGCTGGCTACAGCGGGCTACCATATGCCCATCAGAGCTGCATGTAGTGCAATCCTTTACGGCGCAGCCTTTGGACTGTTTCCTATATGCTGGATCATCTTCTGGGCTCTTATCCTTTTTCGTATCACAGTGGAGACAGGACGCTTCGAAATCATCAAGAACTCCATTGGTCGTCTCACGCCTGATCCGCGATTGCAGGCCATACTCATAGCATTTGCATTCGGAGGCTTCCTTGAGGGGGCATCTGGATTCGGAACGCCTGTTGCCATCGCGTCCACGATGCTCATCGGACTTGGCTTTTCTCCGTTTAGCGCATCAGCCATCTGCCTGCTCACCAACACAGCTCCCGTAGCCTTTGGTTCCATCGGGATCCCGATATACACACTTGCCGGAACAACAGGACTTCCTCTCAATAAATTAAGTGCTGCCGTAGGTGCGCTCTGTTCTCCAATCGCCGTCATCATACCTCTCCATCTCATGATGGCCATTGGCGGAAAGCGTGCATTACAAGGAATTGTCTTCCCCTGCATGCTCGCAGGTGTCGTCTTCGGTGGAGGTCAGTATCTTGTGTCAACACACTTCGGCCCTGCTCTCACCGACATCCTTGCATCCGTCGCAACAATAGCAGTGCTCATCATCTATCTGAAGAATACTGCTCCCGCCGATCCATCCTCTCCACACCTCGTACACAGCTCGGCATTCTGGAGACTCTCTCGCACGGAGAACGAGACAGAATCCGCTAACATCTCTCGTCAAGGAAGCACACCTGCCGACTATTCCTTTACTCAGGTCCTTGGCGCGTGGATGCCCTATGGCCTCGTCGTCTGCTGCGTCCTGCTTTGGGGCATCCAGCCGATGCAGCATCTGCTCGGTTCGGTAACCATCGTTATCAAATGGCCTTATCTGCACGACATAGTGCACAGAATGCCGCCGATCGTGGCCAATGAATCCCCCTACCACGCACTCTTTACCCTGAATTGGCTCGCTGCGCCAGGCACAGCTTGCATGGTGGCAGCCCTTCTTTCTGCTGTTTTACTTCGTGTCAGGCCAGCCCGCTTCGGCAATATTTTGCTGTTCGTCATCAGACAGCTACGCTTCCCTGTCGCAACCATTACGTTAGTGTTAGGCATTGCTTTTCTGATGAATTATTGTGGAGCAACTGCCACGCTCGGCCTCGCTTTCGCCGCAACCGGCCCATTTTTCCCATTCTTCAGCGTCTTGCTTGGCTGGGTTGGAGTCTTCCTGACCGGCTCAGATACTTCATCGAATGCACTCTTCGGCAATCTCCAGGTTGTTACCGCAAACAAGCTCGGCTTCTCACCAGTATTAATGGCAGCCGCAAACTCATCAGGTGGAGTTATGGGGAAGATGATCAGCCTGCAAACCATCGCCGTTGCCGCAGCGTCCACCGGTCTTACGGCCCAGCAGCAGGTCAGGCTCTTTCGCTTTACCTTCCGCCACAGCCTTCTCCTCATCATCATGACAGGCGGTATTGCCATGCTCTACGCCTATTTCACTCACCTCTAA
- a CDS encoding glycerate kinase type-2 family protein, with the protein MSDPGFSSKLKSLREMAHRIFEEAMDACSVSRAFASKVSAKDNILRLGGVECADLSEVKRILTIAIGKGAGSLLQAFLEQRSIVDGREVLGVLDAPDGLENLPAGISYFRGGHPLPNEASFAAARKALDLLVFSVEDSRASETFCFFLMSGGGSAMFELPLDPSISLEDTAQFHRALVQSGASIIEINCIRKHFSAVKGGRLALAAKDLRHITLAVSDVPSGQLDSLSSGPTVPDSSTVEQCRAILEKYALLPQFPESVQRFFMTPQFVETPKVGEIRENIFSVLSSDDLAVAASEAAGRCGFKTFIDNSCDDWDYAAAADYLLNRLRVLRREHGRVCLISAGEVTVRLSCSNHEKRAGGRNQHFALYSALQLQKLESTVILSVGSDGIDGNSMAAGAAVDITTVLERRFEAQRALSRFDSFSFLNAIGDTVITGPTGNNLRDLRVLLADE; encoded by the coding sequence ATGAGCGATCCAGGATTCAGTTCAAAATTGAAGTCTCTCCGCGAAATGGCACACCGCATATTCGAAGAGGCCATGGATGCTTGCTCGGTGTCTCGGGCATTTGCATCAAAAGTCAGCGCCAAAGACAACATTCTTCGATTGGGGGGAGTGGAGTGTGCCGATCTTTCAGAAGTGAAGCGCATCCTGACAATCGCAATTGGCAAGGGGGCTGGCAGCCTATTGCAGGCTTTTCTTGAGCAGCGATCGATTGTGGATGGCCGTGAGGTGCTGGGTGTTCTCGATGCGCCTGACGGCTTGGAAAATTTACCTGCCGGTATCTCTTATTTCCGGGGCGGACACCCTCTTCCCAATGAAGCTTCATTTGCAGCTGCGCGCAAGGCTCTGGATTTATTGGTTTTTTCTGTCGAGGACTCCAGGGCGAGTGAGACTTTCTGCTTTTTCCTGATGAGTGGTGGGGGATCTGCGATGTTTGAACTTCCTCTAGACCCCTCCATTTCGCTCGAAGATACCGCTCAATTTCATCGAGCACTCGTGCAGAGTGGCGCCTCCATCATAGAGATCAATTGCATCCGGAAACATTTCTCAGCTGTGAAGGGTGGGCGTCTTGCGTTGGCCGCGAAGGATCTTCGTCATATCACGCTTGCTGTCTCCGATGTGCCATCGGGGCAGTTGGATAGTCTTTCGTCCGGGCCTACCGTGCCCGATTCATCTACGGTAGAACAGTGCAGAGCTATTCTTGAGAAATATGCATTGCTTCCGCAGTTTCCTGAATCTGTTCAGCGATTCTTTATGACGCCGCAATTTGTAGAAACTCCGAAAGTTGGTGAGATCCGAGAGAATATTTTTTCCGTGCTTTCTTCCGATGATCTGGCGGTTGCGGCCAGTGAAGCTGCAGGACGATGTGGATTTAAGACATTTATCGATAATAGCTGCGACGATTGGGATTATGCCGCGGCGGCAGACTATCTGCTTAATCGCCTTAGAGTGCTACGACGGGAACATGGCCGAGTCTGCCTTATCTCGGCTGGCGAAGTGACGGTACGCTTGTCTTGTTCGAATCATGAAAAGCGTGCTGGAGGGAGAAATCAGCACTTCGCGCTCTACAGTGCACTGCAACTTCAAAAGCTGGAATCTACCGTGATCTTATCGGTGGGTTCGGATGGTATTGACGGAAATAGTATGGCAGCAGGTGCGGCCGTTGATATCACTACAGTGCTTGAGCGGAGATTTGAAGCGCAGAGAGCGTTGAGCAGGTTCGATTCCTTCTCGTTTCTGAATGCTATCGGAGATACCGTTATTACAGGTCCAACAGGCAATAACCTGCGAGATTTGCGTGTGCTGCTAGCGGATGAATAA
- a CDS encoding PfkB family carbohydrate kinase, producing the protein MQQEHKSVSILSPKSYDVLAIGIAAVDDLLYISSYPPPNIKIAVEAKKRYGGGPACTAIATVGTLRGRSAFCARLGGDELSQYIEQQLQTKNIDTSHIIRDCIAAPYHSTIVVDSLGNRNVFYDASKFRPLAPEDIPDSLLLSACLVLLDHVSGHVPIDVARKIRNIGIPLLCDIEGKSEPAKQLAELADYLVVPYEFARWASNAENPHEACLHLAKAGRAATVVTAGADGCYYASNRHSNVTHLPAFEVDAFDTNGCGDTFHGAFALAIAREIPLDEAILFASAAAAIKASGRNDARKGWDAIPTLEDIILLLRSSPEIPFQAGLLKNITKIATTTRL; encoded by the coding sequence ATGCAGCAAGAACACAAATCCGTAAGCATTCTCTCCCCGAAGAGCTATGATGTTCTTGCCATAGGGATCGCTGCCGTAGACGATCTTTTGTATATTTCATCCTATCCTCCGCCCAACATTAAAATTGCAGTTGAAGCCAAGAAGCGCTATGGCGGGGGACCCGCCTGCACTGCTATCGCTACCGTCGGCACACTCCGAGGACGATCCGCGTTTTGTGCGCGCTTAGGGGGCGATGAGCTGTCGCAGTACATTGAACAACAGCTGCAAACAAAAAATATAGACACCTCTCACATCATTCGAGATTGCATCGCAGCCCCATACCACAGCACGATTGTGGTCGATAGCTTAGGCAATCGCAATGTGTTTTATGATGCCTCGAAATTTCGTCCACTCGCACCAGAAGATATCCCCGATTCCCTTCTTTTGTCAGCGTGCCTTGTGTTACTGGATCACGTGTCGGGGCATGTGCCCATTGATGTAGCAAGAAAAATACGTAATATAGGCATTCCACTTTTATGCGATATCGAAGGTAAATCCGAGCCTGCCAAGCAACTAGCCGAACTTGCAGACTATCTAGTTGTTCCTTATGAATTCGCCCGTTGGGCGAGTAACGCTGAAAATCCGCATGAAGCCTGTTTGCATCTTGCAAAAGCAGGACGAGCGGCCACTGTAGTAACAGCAGGAGCAGATGGTTGTTACTACGCAAGCAACCGTCATAGTAATGTTACGCATCTTCCAGCCTTCGAAGTTGATGCCTTCGACACAAATGGCTGTGGCGATACATTTCATGGAGCATTTGCGCTTGCTATAGCCCGTGAGATCCCGCTGGATGAAGCAATTTTATTTGCTTCAGCGGCTGCCGCCATCAAAGCTTCGGGACGCAACGATGCCCGGAAGGGTTGGGATGCGATACCAACACTTGAAGACATAATTCTCCTGCTGCGGTCGTCGCCAGAAATACCCTTTCAAGCGGGCTTATTAAAGAACATTACGAAGATAGCTACAACGACACGGCTATGA
- a CDS encoding beta/alpha barrel domain-containing protein, with translation MQKTLATKLEAFQKSPSNRAFIIADAKDADMAFGIGAPGKNHHGNQRSLPEFRDQIREIVAQGFVDIMLMSASTSEILSIQERIFENSPVTPAVRANDTTDIHVVRGSSYAEMPSKPFSSTTIDHIQMGRVLPPHELRKSYVNLGLYSVTFNNQPDYDLATMQAYKDFRLEAETKTFHHFLEVFGPNIPSDIHRIPKEAIPSFVNDHIVRLLAGLPTIARPLFLKIPYYGPAAMEEICTYDPSLVVGVLGGSAGTTHDAFALLHSAKKCGARVALFGRKINTAEHQLSFIEHLRRVADDELSPAEAVSSYHGALTKLNIPPQRSLKQDMELTSPVLSYGK, from the coding sequence ATGCAAAAAACTTTGGCCACTAAACTGGAAGCATTTCAAAAATCTCCCAGCAATCGTGCTTTTATCATCGCTGACGCGAAAGACGCCGATATGGCATTTGGTATTGGCGCACCGGGCAAAAATCACCACGGAAATCAACGTAGCCTTCCCGAATTTCGTGATCAGATTCGTGAGATTGTTGCCCAGGGTTTTGTCGACATCATGTTAATGTCTGCAAGTACCTCTGAAATTTTATCTATTCAAGAACGTATCTTTGAAAACTCTCCTGTGACACCTGCCGTCCGTGCAAATGATACGACGGATATTCATGTTGTTCGCGGATCTTCATATGCTGAGATGCCTTCAAAACCCTTCTCATCGACAACCATCGACCATATTCAAATGGGCCGCGTTCTGCCCCCCCATGAGCTCCGAAAATCATACGTTAACCTTGGACTCTATTCTGTCACTTTCAACAATCAGCCCGACTACGATCTGGCTACGATGCAGGCATACAAGGATTTCCGTCTTGAAGCAGAGACGAAAACATTTCATCATTTTCTTGAAGTCTTCGGCCCCAATATTCCATCCGACATACATAGAATCCCGAAGGAAGCAATCCCGTCCTTCGTGAATGATCATATCGTTCGCCTGCTGGCGGGACTTCCAACAATTGCCAGGCCACTTTTTTTGAAAATCCCTTACTATGGCCCCGCAGCGATGGAAGAGATTTGCACGTATGATCCCTCTCTTGTTGTAGGCGTACTTGGTGGTTCCGCAGGAACAACACATGATGCGTTTGCGTTATTGCATTCGGCAAAAAAATGCGGTGCTCGTGTTGCTCTATTTGGCCGAAAAATTAATACTGCAGAACACCAATTGTCATTTATTGAGCATCTCCGCAGGGTCGCGGACGACGAATTATCCCCTGCAGAAGCCGTAAGTTCCTATCACGGCGCCCTGACTAAGCTAAACATTCCACCGCAGCGGTCACTGAAGCAAGATATGGAACTAACGTCGCCCGTACTGAGCTACGGCAAGTAA
- a CDS encoding D-lyxose/D-mannose family sugar isomerase encodes MKRSEINSYIAEAIDFFAANHFFLPPFASWTPDMWRLCGKEVDEIQLSKLGWDITDFGSGNFLSCGLTLFTLRNGGDDKTGYFKPYAEKIMLVREQQVTPLHCHHTKTEDIINRGGLTTNGDLVVQLYHSTAGGKLADTSVHVICDGILRKIDAGKTVTLKAGESITLLPHTYHTFYATNGPALIGEISSTNNDADDNYFHLPIPRFPVIEEDEPPLRLLCTEYLKRTC; translated from the coding sequence TTGAAACGGTCTGAGATAAATTCATATATTGCCGAAGCGATAGATTTTTTTGCGGCAAACCACTTTTTTCTCCCTCCCTTCGCGAGTTGGACTCCAGATATGTGGCGCCTTTGCGGAAAGGAAGTTGACGAGATTCAACTAAGTAAACTTGGATGGGATATAACGGATTTTGGCTCTGGCAATTTTCTATCGTGCGGCCTCACACTCTTTACACTTCGCAATGGTGGAGATGATAAAACTGGCTATTTTAAACCATACGCAGAAAAGATCATGCTTGTTCGAGAACAACAGGTGACCCCTTTACATTGTCATCACACCAAAACGGAAGACATCATCAACCGAGGTGGTCTTACTACAAATGGCGACCTTGTCGTCCAGCTCTATCATTCCACTGCGGGTGGAAAACTGGCGGATACATCAGTCCACGTCATCTGCGATGGCATTCTTCGAAAGATTGATGCGGGCAAAACAGTAACACTAAAAGCTGGCGAATCGATAACTCTTCTACCACACACCTATCACACTTTTTACGCAACGAATGGCCCTGCACTTATCGGGGAAATTTCGTCTACCAATAATGATGCAGATGACAACTATTTCCATCTTCCTATACCGCGCTTCCCTGTTATAGAAGAAGATGAACCACCTCTGCGCCTACTCTGCACAGAATATTTAAAGCGCACATGCTAA
- a CDS encoding substrate-binding domain-containing protein, translating to MKSLPAPHDTKYPVRKRSYTVQAVVRAVAVLNAFASTSEVLDLHVVAGRAKLNRGTTFRLLETLVETGLLERAGKQGYRSSIQTTKARRFRLGYASQSNLLPFTTSVTDGLITAANAANIELLILNNKFSARTALQNAETFVAENVDLVIDSQINLNVAAQIAAKFSDARIPFIALDIPHPGAIYFGADNYKAGRMAGRYLARWTTRYWKGHAEQLILLGVDAAGPLLNARLTGIVDGITELLPGGADIPRHHYDTKGGQFEATLDLVRKHLRRRRVERALIGAVNDTTAMAALQAFREAGIEKECAIAGQDGSGLVREELRRSSSRLVCSVAYFPETYGLKIIQLALDILNRKPVPPAIFIEHEILTPENVNKIYPNDNWMQHIPKRFI from the coding sequence ATGAAATCATTGCCTGCTCCACACGATACTAAGTATCCAGTGCGCAAACGGTCTTATACGGTTCAAGCTGTTGTGCGGGCTGTTGCCGTGTTGAATGCCTTCGCTTCAACATCGGAAGTTCTTGATTTACATGTCGTTGCCGGGCGAGCCAAACTCAATCGAGGCACTACCTTTCGATTGCTGGAAACCCTGGTTGAAACAGGGCTACTTGAACGTGCTGGGAAGCAGGGCTACCGATCATCGATTCAGACAACGAAAGCAAGACGATTTCGTCTCGGCTATGCCTCGCAGAGCAATTTACTCCCCTTTACAACATCTGTAACAGACGGACTGATCACTGCTGCAAATGCAGCGAATATCGAATTGCTCATATTGAACAATAAATTTAGCGCACGGACAGCTCTGCAGAACGCCGAGACTTTCGTCGCGGAGAACGTAGATCTGGTGATCGATTCGCAGATCAATCTGAATGTTGCGGCGCAAATTGCGGCGAAGTTTTCGGATGCGCGAATACCTTTTATAGCCTTAGATATCCCGCATCCGGGCGCTATCTATTTTGGAGCAGACAATTACAAAGCTGGGCGTATGGCTGGCCGCTATCTTGCACGTTGGACAACGAGGTATTGGAAGGGGCATGCAGAGCAGTTGATCTTGTTAGGCGTCGATGCAGCGGGGCCATTGCTTAATGCTCGCTTAACAGGAATAGTCGATGGCATTACGGAGCTTCTACCAGGTGGGGCCGATATACCTCGCCACCATTATGACACTAAAGGTGGACAATTTGAAGCTACACTTGACCTGGTGCGGAAACACCTGCGTAGGCGTAGAGTGGAACGAGCTTTGATTGGAGCGGTGAACGATACGACTGCGATGGCTGCTCTGCAAGCGTTTCGTGAAGCAGGTATAGAAAAAGAGTGCGCCATTGCGGGGCAGGATGGTAGTGGGCTGGTCCGCGAAGAGCTAAGAAGATCATCTAGCCGTTTAGTCTGCTCAGTGGCCTACTTTCCTGAAACATATGGTTTAAAAATTATTCAGTTAGCGCTCGATATTCTCAACCGAAAACCCGTGCCACCAGCAATCTTTATTGAGCACGAAATCCTCACTCCAGAGAATGTCAATAAGATCTATCCGAATGATAACTGGATGCAGCATATCCCAAAGCGCTTTATCTAA